From the genome of Aeromonas hydrophila subsp. hydrophila ATCC 7966:
GTGGGGCCGATGGCCGGGCCAAGCCAGGCCAGGATCTCACCCGGCTCGCAGCCCATGGCAGCGATGCTCGCCTCCAGTACGCCCCCCTGCAGCCCGCGCCAGCCGGCGTGAGCGGCAGCCACCACAGTACCGGCCCGATCGCAGAACAGCACCGGCAGGCAATCGGCGGTCATCACGATGCAAGCCTGACCCGCCTCACGAGCACAGGCGGCATCCGCATCCGGCGCACAGCCATAGTCGCTGCTGACGGGATGCACCGCGGTGCCGTGCACCTGATTGAGCCAGTTGAGAGTGCCGGGGATCCCCGCTGCCTGCTGCAGCCGGGTCCGGTTGGCCTCGACCCTGGCCGGCTCGTCCCCCACGTGGGCCCCCAGGTTGAGGCCGGCAAAGACCCCCTCGCTGATACCGCCGTCACGGGTGGTCGACAGGGCGCTGACCTTGGCCGGTGCCGGCCAGTCGGGTTCGATCCATTTCATCTGTGGCTCCTCTCCTTCATATAAAACGGGGCCCCTTGGCTGCAACCAGTCAAGGGGCCCCATATCAGGTCATGCAGGGCGGGTTACGGCAGGAATCGTCGCAGAACCGCCCTCTTCATCAGTTCCAGACCAGATCGTCCGGATTGGCCAGGGTATCCGCCCTCAGCACTTCCATCAGGTCCAGCATGTCTTGCGGCGTCGGGGAGTGCCATTCCATCACTTCACCCGTGATGGGGTGCGCCAGCTTCAGCATGGTGGCGTGCAGTGCCTGACGATGGAAGCCACGCAGGGCCTCGGTCAGCTCGGGGGTGGCGTTGCGCAGCAGGCGCAGACGGCCACCATAAGCGGGATCCCCTACCAGCGGGTGCTTGATGTGGGCCATGTGGACACGGATCTGGTGAGTACGACCGGTTTCCAGCCGCAGCCGCAGACGGGTGTGGCCACGGAACTTCTCGTGCACCCGGTAGTGGGTAACGGACTCGCGCCCATTGGGCACCACGGCCATGTGGGTACGCTGGGTCGGGTGACGGCCGATGGGGGCATCGACGGTACCGCCGGCAGTCATGTGACCGATGGCGATGGCTTCGTACTCACGGGTGATCTGGCGCGCCTGCAGCGCTTCCACCAGGTGGGTCTGGGCCGGGATGGTCTTGGCCACCACCATCAGACCCGTGGTGTCTTTATCCAGACGGTGCACGATACCGGCGCGGGGCACCTCGGCGATGGCGGGGTAGCGGTGCAGCAGGGCGTTGAGAATGGTGCCATCCGGCGTGCCAGCGCCCGGGTGAACCACCAGACCGGCCGGCTTGTCGATCACCAGAATGTGTTCATCTTCATAGACGATGTTGAGCTCGATGTTCTGGGCATCCCAACGGGTATCATCCGCCAGCTCGACATCCACATGTACCTTCTGCCCGGCCAGCACTTTCTCGCGCGGGGTATTGGCAACCTGACCATCCAGGGTCACTCTGTCCTGTAAAATCCACTCCTTGATGCGGGTGCGGGAGTAGTCTGGAAACAATTCGGCCAGGGCCTGGTCGAGTCGCTGCCCGAATTGGTGATCCTGGAATTCGCCTGTCAGTTCAATATGCTGGCTCATGTATGGTCTCTTGAGCGGGGGGTATCAATTCGAAATAATCCGGGTATTCTAGCTTTTCTTTTAGCCAAGCATAACGGATACTTTGCCAATTTCGTGGAAATGGACCGGATGTTGTTGATGGGAAAGAAGTCTCACCTGCTGATGTCGCTCGCCTTGGTCGCTACCTTGATCACAGGCTGTTCCAGCACCAAACCCAAGGTACCGGACGAACCGCCGGAGACCCTGTACCAGAAAGCACGCCTCAAGCTGGATGCCGGTAACTACCTGAATGCTATCGAGTTACTGGAAGCTTTGGACTCGCGCTATCCTTTCGGCGCCTACTCCAACCAGGTTCAGCTCGACCTCATTTACGCCTACTACAAGCAGGATGATACTGCCCAGGCGATCGCCAATATCGACCGTTTTATCCGCCTCAATCCGGCGCATAAAAATATCGACTACGTATTCTACATGCGCGGTCTGACCAACATGGCCGGCGATTACAACTTCTTCCAGGACTTTCTGGGCATCAATCGGGACGACAAAGACCCCTCCTATGCCCGTCAGGCCTTCCAGGATTTCAAGACCCTGTTGCAGAACTATCCCAACAGCGTCTATGCCGCCGATGCCCGTGCCCGCATGATCGGTCTGAAGAACCGGCTTGCCCGTTACGACCTGAGCGTGGCCGAGTACTACGTGAAGCGCGATGCGCTGATCGCCGCCGCCAACCGCGCCAAGCTGATCGTCGAGACCTATCCCGACACGGCCGAAACCGAGAAGGCGCTGGAGATCATGATCAACTCCTACGACAGCCTGAAGATGCCGACCCTGGCCCAGCATGCCCGCGAAGTGCTGGCCAAGAACTACCCGGACAATCGTCTCGGCCGCGGCTGACTCGCAGCAACGCAATGAAAAACCGGAGCCCCTGGCTCCGGTTTTTTTATGGGCGCTTTTCATGGATGACATGACCATCAGCCCCTTCCCCCCGTGCCGGCGGCATAGGGAGAGACGGCGCACATCAGCCACGCCGTCATGCCGTGCGTTACTTGGCGACGTTGCCCGCCACGTTGAGCACATCCCAGGTGCGGGAGAAGGGCGGCGCATAGGCAAAGTCCAGCATGCCGAGCTGCTCGGTGGTCACCCCCATGGTGATGGCGACCGCCAGCGCATCGATGCGGTGTACCGCCCCCTTGCGACCGAGGATCTGGCCCCCCAGCAGCCGCTTGCTGCCCGCCTCGTATACCAGCTTGACGTGAATGTCGGACTGGCCCGGGCAGTAGTTGGTGTGGCACTTGTCCTTGATCACCACGGTGCGGTAATCGATGCCCATCGCCTTGGCTTCCTGCTCGGAGAGGCCGGTGCGGCCTGCCTCCAGCCCCAGCACCTTGAGCGCGGCAGAGCCGAGAGTGCCCGGGAACTCCTGCTCGGCCCCCGCCAGGTTCTCGCCCACCATCCGGCCCAGCTTGTTGGCGATGGTGGCGAGCGGCACATAGACCTGCTGCTGCTTCACGCCATGCCAGACGCTGGCACAGTCGCCGGCCGACCAGACGTTGGCCAGCGAGCTGCGCCCCTGCCGGTCCACCTTGATGGCGCCGTTGCCGAGCCGCTCGATGCCAGTATCAGCCAGGAACTCGGTATTGGGTTTGACCCCGGTGCAGACCACCACTATGTCGGCCTCGTACTCGCCATGGCTGGTACGCACGCCGGTCACCCGGCCCTCCCCCAGCAGCGCTTCTACTCGCTCGCCGAGATGAAGGGAGACCCCCTGCTCGCGCAGTTCGGTCTCGATATGCTGGGTGATCTCGCCATCAAACGCGTCGGGGATAACCCGCTCCGCCAGCTCGATCAGACGCACTTCTTTACCCTGATGCACCAGCGCCTCCACCACCTCCAGCCCGATAAAGCCGGAGCCGATCACCAGGGCACGGCTGTTGGCCTTGTCCTGCACGGCAGCCTTCAGCGCCAACCCGTCGGCCATCCGGCGCAGACCGAATACCCCCTCCTGCTGCAGGCCGGGGATGGGGGGCATCACTTCGCGGGCGCCGGTGGCGATCATCAGCCGATCGTAACGATCGGTGAAGATGTCGCCCTTGTGTTCCACTGTCAGCGTCTGCGCGGCAGCATCCAGGCCCAGCACCCGGTGGCCGGTCTTGACCTCGATCCCCTTGGCGGCGAACTGCTCCGGGGTGAACTCGGCCATGTAGCCGGGCTCCTGAAACTCGTCGCCAACGAAGTAGGGCAGACCGCAGGCGCCGAAGGAGATCACCTCGGACGCCTCATACACCACGATGTCGGCCTCTTTGGCCAGCCGGCGCGCCTTGGCCGCCGCACTCATGCCGGCGGCTTCGCCACCGATGATCACGATTCTCATACTCGCTCCTTTCCATGCAACGGGGAGGGCATGCCCTCCCCGCTCTCTCTTGTTTGCTCGCCGGGGCAGGGTCAACTCCCCCGGGCAGACGGATCAGATGGTGGACTCTTCGCCGTCCAGACACACCTCGTGCTCGCTGTTGAACACCGCCATGTCGGTCTCCCCCAGCAAACGGCTGGTGACGGTACCGGCGGTGATGGAGCCGGAGACGTTGAGGGCGGTACGGCCCATGTCGATCAGCGGCTCGATGGATATGAGCAGACCGGCCAGTGCCACCGGGAAGTCCAGCGCGGAGAGCACGATCAAGGCGGCGAAGGTGGCACCGCCACCAATGCCGGCCACCCCGAAGGAGCTGACGGTGATGATGGCGATCAGGGTCATGATGAAGCCCGGATCCATGGGGTTGACCCCCACGGTCGGCGCAATCATGACCGCCAGCATGGCCGGATAGATGCCGGCGCAGCCGTTCTGGCCGATGGTCGAACCGAACGAGGCGGCGAAGTTGGCGATCCCCTCGGGAATGCCGAGCGCCTTGGTCTGGGTCTGCACGTTCATCGGGATGGAGCCCGCACTGGTGCGGGAGGTGAAGGCAAAGGCCAGCACCGGCATGATCTTCTTCAGATAGCGGGCCGGGTTGATGCCCACCAGGCTCACCAGCAGCAGGTGCACCGCAAACATGATGGCGATGGCGCCGTAGGAAGCCATGACGAAGCTGAGCAGATTGAGGATATCGGCATAGTTGGAGCCGGACACCACCTTGGTCATCAGCGCCAGCACGCCGTAGGGGGTGAGGCGCAGCACCAGGGTCACCATCCGCATCACGATGACGTGGGCAACCTGCATGAAGTGACCGAAGCTCGCGAAGATCTCCGGCTTCTTGCGGGCGATACCGGTGGCGGAGAGGCCGATGAAGATGGAGAAGATCACCACGGCGATGGTGGAGGTCTTGCGCGCGCCCGTCATGTCGAGGAAGGGGTTGGCCGGGATGAACTCCAGCACCATCTTGGCAAAGGACATGCTCTCGACGCTGCCGAGGGTGGTCTGCAGGGCCGCGCCGCGGGCGGTCTCGGCGGCGCCGGCGGTGAGCCCCTCGGCAGTCAGGCCGAACAGGTTGGACATCAGGATGCCGGCCCCGGCGGCAATCATGGTGGTGAAGATCAGCACGCCTATGGTCATGGCGCTGATCTTGCCGAGCGCGGTGCCGCCGTTGAGCTTCAGGATGGCGCCGATGATGGAGACCATGATGAGCGGCGTGATGATCATCTGCAGCAGCTTCACATAGCCGCTGCCGACGATGTCCAGGTAGTCGCCGGTCTGTACCAGCACGTCGGAGCCGGCACCGTAGAGCAACTGCAGGGCGGCGCCAAACAGGATGCCCAGCCCCAGCCCCGAGAAGACCCGGCGGGTGAAGCTGACGTGGGTTTGCTGCAACCGATAGAGAAACAGCAGCAACATGACCAGGATGGCCAGATTACCTATAACGCTAAGAGTCATGACGATATTCCCCAAATGATCGGGCCGGGCCCGAGGTGTACGGGCGAGTGCCCAGTGCGCACTCTCCCCTGAAACGTGCCGCATCGTGGCGGCCCGCCCCCCGGTGTGGCCGGGGTGGCGTCAACAGGCAGAAAAACGGAGGGTGGCCTGCGCCACCCTCTTGCATCACTCGGCCTTGCCTTGTTGCTTGGCCCGCATGATGTTGATGATCTCGATATCGGTATCCAGCATCCCCTGTTTGGAGAGGCGACCCAGGTTGGCGATGGTCTGATCCACATCGTCGGAGACGATGCCTTCGCTCTGGGGCACGTGCAGGTTGTTGATGGCCATCAGCGACGATTTGACCGCCGCCGAGGTGGAGGTAGAGACCTTCATGGAACAGGCGCTGCCCGCGCCGTCGCAGATGATACCGGAAACGTCGCCGATCATGTTGTTGATACAGTGACTAATTTGCTCGAACTGGCCGCCCAGCAGCCAGGTGATGGCGGCCCCCGCCCCCATGGCGGCGGTGCTGGCGGCGCAGAGGGCCGACAGCTTGTTCTGGTAGGTCTTGATGTAGATGGCCACCAGGTGGCTCATCACCAGCGCCCGGGTCAGCTGCTCATCGCTCGCCTGGAGGAAGCGGGCGGCCGCCACCACCGGCATGGTGGCGGCAATGCCCTGGTTGCCGGAGCCCGAGTTGGACATGGCGGGCAGCATGGCACCATCCATCCGCGCATCGGAGGCGGCGGACGACAAACGCATGGCCAGGGTCATCAGGTCATCGGAGAGCAGCTTGCGCTCCACCTGCTCGGTGAGGATCTTGCCGATGCGCAGGCCATACCCCTGCAACCCTTCATCTGCCAGCGCCTGGTTCATGGTGG
Proteins encoded in this window:
- a CDS encoding outer membrane protein assembly factor BamD: MGKKSHLLMSLALVATLITGCSSTKPKVPDEPPETLYQKARLKLDAGNYLNAIELLEALDSRYPFGAYSNQVQLDLIYAYYKQDDTAQAIANIDRFIRLNPAHKNIDYVFYMRGLTNMAGDYNFFQDFLGINRDDKDPSYARQAFQDFKTLLQNYPNSVYAADARARMIGLKNRLARYDLSVAEYYVKRDALIAAANRAKLIVETYPDTAETEKALEIMINSYDSLKMPTLAQHAREVLAKNYPDNRLGRG
- a CDS encoding L-cystine transporter — protein: MTLSVIGNLAILVMLLLFLYRLQQTHVSFTRRVFSGLGLGILFGAALQLLYGAGSDVLVQTGDYLDIVGSGYVKLLQMIITPLIMVSIIGAILKLNGGTALGKISAMTIGVLIFTTMIAAGAGILMSNLFGLTAEGLTAGAAETARGAALQTTLGSVESMSFAKMVLEFIPANPFLDMTGARKTSTIAVVIFSIFIGLSATGIARKKPEIFASFGHFMQVAHVIVMRMVTLVLRLTPYGVLALMTKVVSGSNYADILNLLSFVMASYGAIAIMFAVHLLLVSLVGINPARYLKKIMPVLAFAFTSRTSAGSIPMNVQTQTKALGIPEGIANFAASFGSTIGQNGCAGIYPAMLAVMIAPTVGVNPMDPGFIMTLIAIITVSSFGVAGIGGGATFAALIVLSALDFPVALAGLLISIEPLIDMGRTALNVSGSITAGTVTSRLLGETDMAVFNSEHEVCLDGEESTI
- a CDS encoding L-cysteine desulfidase family protein, yielding MRHIAMKAQWTDFITLLKREVVPALGCTEPMSVALAAANCRKLLGQVPTRVSVWVSGNLFKNGMGVGVPGTGMIGLPVAAAVGITGGNPDAGLEVLKALTPAQVEEAKVLLPAIKVDVKDVPDVLYAEVLAQVEGHSARVVICTDHTRIILMERDGEVLMAQDSAPGVQIQAAPSSKPAMTLREIVEFALQVPLAEIDFIREAATMNQALADEGLQGYGLRIGKILTEQVERKLLSDDLMTLAMRLSSAASDARMDGAMLPAMSNSGSGNQGIAATMPVVAAARFLQASDEQLTRALVMSHLVAIYIKTYQNKLSALCAASTAAMGAGAAITWLLGGQFEQISHCINNMIGDVSGIICDGAGSACSMKVSTSTSAAVKSSLMAINNLHVPQSEGIVSDDVDQTIANLGRLSKQGMLDTDIEIINIMRAKQQGKAE
- a CDS encoding CoA-disulfide reductase; translated protein: MRIVIIGGEAAGMSAAAKARRLAKEADIVVYEASEVISFGACGLPYFVGDEFQEPGYMAEFTPEQFAAKGIEVKTGHRVLGLDAAAQTLTVEHKGDIFTDRYDRLMIATGAREVMPPIPGLQQEGVFGLRRMADGLALKAAVQDKANSRALVIGSGFIGLEVVEALVHQGKEVRLIELAERVIPDAFDGEITQHIETELREQGVSLHLGERVEALLGEGRVTGVRTSHGEYEADIVVVCTGVKPNTEFLADTGIERLGNGAIKVDRQGRSSLANVWSAGDCASVWHGVKQQQVYVPLATIANKLGRMVGENLAGAEQEFPGTLGSAALKVLGLEAGRTGLSEQEAKAMGIDYRTVVIKDKCHTNYCPGQSDIHVKLVYEAGSKRLLGGQILGRKGAVHRIDALAVAITMGVTTEQLGMLDFAYAPPFSRTWDVLNVAGNVAK
- the rluD gene encoding 23S rRNA pseudouridine(1911/1915/1917) synthase RluD, with amino-acid sequence MSQHIELTGEFQDHQFGQRLDQALAELFPDYSRTRIKEWILQDRVTLDGQVANTPREKVLAGQKVHVDVELADDTRWDAQNIELNIVYEDEHILVIDKPAGLVVHPGAGTPDGTILNALLHRYPAIAEVPRAGIVHRLDKDTTGLMVVAKTIPAQTHLVEALQARQITREYEAIAIGHMTAGGTVDAPIGRHPTQRTHMAVVPNGRESVTHYRVHEKFRGHTRLRLRLETGRTHQIRVHMAHIKHPLVGDPAYGGRLRLLRNATPELTEALRGFHRQALHATMLKLAHPITGEVMEWHSPTPQDMLDLMEVLRADTLANPDDLVWN
- the pgeF gene encoding peptidoglycan editing factor PgeF, with the translated sequence MKWIEPDWPAPAKVSALSTTRDGGISEGVFAGLNLGAHVGDEPARVEANRTRLQQAAGIPGTLNWLNQVHGTAVHPVSSDYGCAPDADAACAREAGQACIVMTADCLPVLFCDRAGTVVAAAHAGWRGLQGGVLEASIAAMGCEPGEILAWLGPAIGPTAFEVGGEVREAFMAEQAEAAAAFVPSPNEGKWLADIYQLARLRLARAGVTAVYGGEHCTFSDSEQFYSYRRNGQTGRMASIIWLAP